The Kribbella shirazensis genomic interval CGAGCACGTCCTGCGGGCCCTCCGCGCCGGTGCGGCCGGATTCGTCCTCAAGGACACGCCGCCCGCCGAGATCGTCGAGTCGGTCCGCCGGGTCGCCGCCGGCCAGCCCGTCCTGTCGCCGACCGTGACCAAGCGCCTCATCACCCGCGTCGCCGACTCCGGCCACGACGACCGCAAGTCCAAGGCCCTCGCCCGCCTCACGGACCTGAACGACCGCGAACGCGAGATCGCCGTCGCCGTCGGCCAGGGCAAGTCGAACGCCGAGATCAGCGCGAGCCTCTACCTGAGCGTCCCCACCGTGAAGACGCACGTCTCCCGCATCCTCACCAAACTCGACCTGAACAACCGCGTCCAGATCGCCCTCCTCGTCCACGACGCGGGCATGCTCCACGACTAACACCCACGACTAGCGCGGTTCGAGCACCACGACCTGGGTCGGCTTCGAGCGGCGGGCGGCCCACGCGTCGAGGTGCTTGTCGATCTCCTGCCAGCGCGCCCACAGGCGCTCCCGCTCCTCGCCCTCGGCCGCGCGGCCGCGCACCGACCGTGTCCCGTCGGCGACCACGACCTCGGCGTCCGGATGCGCCTGCAAATTGAGCCACCAGGCGGGTTCCGGTTCCTCCCAGCCGTTCATCGCCATCGTGACCAGGTTCGGCCCGTCCTCGTAGTACCCGAGGATGACGCTGCGCGGCTCGCCGGTGCGCCGCCCGGGCACGGTCAGCCGCAGCGTGCCGTAGTGCTGCCGGTCCCGCGGCAGCGACAAGCCGAGCCGGCCGCCGCTCATCGTGTAGATCCGGCGATGAAGCTTCCACGCCCCCAACTTCACCCACCGCGGCGGCACCCACCCGCCCCGCTCCGAACTACCCATGTCCCCCTCCAGACACTCGTGGGCATCAGCGTGTCAGAGCGGGACCGAGGAGAGAAGCCCTACGACCGACGCGGATGCAGCCGCGACCACAGCGTTCCGACGTCGCCCTCGGCGACCTGGGACCGGAGCCTCCGGACGAACTTCTGCTCGGCCTCGGCCAGCGCGAGTTCGTACTCGTACTCGATCTTGTGGACCCACTCCACGTCCTCGCGAGGCCGCGCCCGCTCACGTAGTTCGTCGATCCGCAGCTTCAGCGCCTCCAGCCGCTCGCCCAGCAAGGCGGCCACGTCGTCGGGCGGCAGTACGACGATCAACGCCAGCGCGGCCTCGAACCGCGGGTATTCCTTCACCGGTACGGCGACCAGCTCGCGCATCTGCTCCGTGAGCACCTCCTGCCCGGACGGAGTCAGTGCGTACACGGTCCGCTCGGGCAGCTGGCCCGCCCGTGTCGTCTCCTGCGACTCGATGTAGCCGTCGCGCAGCAGCTGCTTCACCACCATGTACAGCGACGCATGCCGGTACTTGATGCTCTCCTGTTTGTTGCGTGCCTTCAGCAACCGGCCGAGCTCGTACGGATGCATCGGTCGCTCCTGCAGGAAGGCGAGCACGACCAGGCCGAGCGGATTGCTGACCCCTGCCACGCTCACCCTCCCTTCAGACGTCCAGCACGATGCGCCGTCCCTTCGCCCGTGACACGCACGGGTACATCACGTCGGTCCGGTCGCGCTCATGATTCTGCAGTACGTCGTCCCGGTGGTCCGGCACCCCTCCGAGAACGCGGACCTCGCAGCTCCCGCAGATCCCATCCTCGCAGG includes:
- a CDS encoding response regulator gives rise to the protein MTIRVLIVDDDPLLRAGLKLMLGGAQDIRVVGEAGDGSGVQGLIDRLAPDVILMDIRMPGTDGLTATEAVRRRPGAPEVVILTTFDADEHVLRALRAGAAGFVLKDTPPAEIVESVRRVAAGQPVLSPTVTKRLITRVADSGHDDRKSKALARLTDLNDREREIAVAVGQGKSNAEISASLYLSVPTVKTHVSRILTKLDLNNRVQIALLVHDAGMLHD
- a CDS encoding nitroreductase/quinone reductase family protein; its protein translation is MGSSERGGWVPPRWVKLGAWKLHRRIYTMSGGRLGLSLPRDRQHYGTLRLTVPGRRTGEPRSVILGYYEDGPNLVTMAMNGWEEPEPAWWLNLQAHPDAEVVVADGTRSVRGRAAEGEERERLWARWQEIDKHLDAWAARRSKPTQVVVLEPR
- a CDS encoding helix-turn-helix transcriptional regulator — translated: MAGVSNPLGLVVLAFLQERPMHPYELGRLLKARNKQESIKYRHASLYMVVKQLLRDGYIESQETTRAGQLPERTVYALTPSGQEVLTEQMRELVAVPVKEYPRFEAALALIVVLPPDDVAALLGERLEALKLRIDELRERARPREDVEWVHKIEYEYELALAEAEQKFVRRLRSQVAEGDVGTLWSRLHPRRS